The Thunnus thynnus chromosome 2, fThuThy2.1, whole genome shotgun sequence genome includes a region encoding these proteins:
- the tchp gene encoding trichoplein keratin filament-binding protein, which yields MALPTLSAYVPSRSRVLAGQLARQREQEARWRQQWELHAQYFKQQNVRSQKQAVWSSRQSYQQSMSAYHEQRLKEEKRVSLEQRRNRLREMLEEEQNRLEAELKEVIPDRSTLASQLVQKTDELRAAREERRKKLAQELLKEHWKKNNTDLREVESALHKDHVISQWQEQISEKKQQKETEREETRRFENEYERTRKEALERIKEAEEKKKEGEHQRAEELRKQMEELKLREEEATRLKKEQEALLVQQWELENIEEERRKVEERRKKSDMGRFLIRQYRAQLKRRAQQVQEELEADRKILAALMEGEQEDRRIETARRERAIADAAWMKHVIEEQLQLEREREAEFDILHREEAQHVWEKREAQWEKERRARERLMHEVLIGRQQQLELKMQKNREAQEESLKRREELIQELETEREIRRREKEQEDSRRTARMQEIDAQVEQQLQERWEEQRRVEQEEEEEREALRIQEEELRLEMQRMANKGYQEKIHSRPRSAWT from the exons ATGGCTCTGCCGACCCTCTCTGCCTATGTGCCCAGTCGGTCCCGGGTGCTGGCCGGACAGCTGGCCCGGCAGAGGGAGCAGGAGGCCCGGTGGCGGCAGCAGTGGGAGCTGCATGCTCAGTACTTCAAGCAGCAGAATGTCCGCAGTCAGAAACAGGCTGTGTGGAGCTCCCGGCAATCCTACCAGCAGAG TATGTCAGCATACCATGAACAGAGactgaaggaggaaaagagaGTGAGTCTGGAGCAGCGCAGGAATCGACTCCGCGAGATGCTGGAAGAGGAGCAAAACCGATTGGAGGCAGAGCTCAAGGAAGTCATCCCTGACCGGAGCACTTTGGCAAGTCAGTTGGTGCAAAAAACTGATGAACTTCGTGCAgcgagagaggagagaagaaagaag CTTGCACAAGAGCTGCTGAAGGAGcactggaagaaaaacaacacagacttgCGAGAG GTTGAGTCGGCATTACATAAAGATCATGTTATCAGCCAGTGGCAAGAGCAGATATCCGAGAAGAAACAG caaaaagaAACAGAGCGGGAGGAGACGAGGCGCTTTGAAAATGAGTATGAGAGGACCCGAAAAGAAGCTCTGGAGAGGATCAaagaagcagaggagaaaaagaaagaaggggaGCATCAGAGAGCAGAAGAACTTCGCAAACAGATGGAAGAACTGAAGCTGAGGGAAGAAGAG GCGACTCGTCTAAAGAAGGAACAAGAGGCTCTGCTGGTCCAGCAGTGGGAGCTGGAGAAcatagaggaagagaggagaaaggtgGAGGAAAGGCGAAAGAAGTCTGATATGGG GCGTTTCCTGATCCGACAATATCGTGCTCAGCTGAAGAGGAGAGCCCAGCAAGTGCAGGAGGAACTA GAGGCTGACCGCAAGATCCTGGCAGCCTTGATGGAAGGAGAGCAGGAGGACAGAAGGATAGAGACAGCGCGAAGGGAAAGGGCGATCGCTGATGCCGCCTGGATGAAACATGTGATTGAAGAGCAGCTtcagttagagagagagagggaggctgaGTTTGATATCCTTCACAG AGAAGAAGCTCAACACGTATGGGAGAAACGAGAAGCACAgtgggagaaggagaggagagccAGAGAGCGGCTCATGCATGAG GTACTTATTGGGAGACAACAGCAGCTAGAGCTGAAGATGCAGAAGAACCGTGAGGCTCAGGAGGAGTCCCTGAAGAGACGAGAAGAGCTGATCCAGGagctggagacagagagggagatcAGGCGCCGGGAGAAAGAACAAGAGGATAGCCGCAGAACAGCACGGATGCAGGAGATAGATGCTCAG GTGGAGCAGCAGCTCCAAGAGCGGTGGGAGGAGCAACGCAGGGTAgagcaagaagaggaggaggaaagggaggCTCTCCGAAtccaggaggaggagctgaggctGGAGATGCAGAGGATGGCCAATAAAGGGTACCAGGAGAAg ATTCACAGCAGACCTCGATCAGCCTGGACATGA